The following coding sequences are from one Panicum hallii strain FIL2 chromosome 5, PHallii_v3.1, whole genome shotgun sequence window:
- the LOC112895367 gene encoding serine/threonine protein phosphatase 2A 57 kDa regulatory subunit B' kappa isoform-like, with product MWKQFIGKLSWKAMKSSSGGGGGGGAGSLLAKTPPALPSSRENGAAGKPSASPPSPLAGAGAEVRSREEAFIQKVNICCAVYDFSDRGKDSPEKERKRQMLMSLVDCIGAAEEPLTETMIAACVRMFAANLFRVFPPKVRSGTTASETEEDEPFFDPSWYHLQVVYEFLLRFVTSSLVDAKVARKYVDSSFVSKLLDLFDSDDPRERDCLKTILHRIYGKFMGNRPFIRKAVSNIFYRFVFETDHHNGIAELLEVFGSVISGFAKPLKEEHKLFLWKALIPLHKPKSVGVYLPQLTYCITQFIEKEPKLAGTVIRGLLKYWPVTNSQKEMMFLGELEEVLELTDMAEFQKCMVPLFRRIASCLNSSHFQVAERALFLWNNEHLFDMISQNRQVILPIIYPALERNTRCHWNQSVLNVTMNVRKMFHDMDERLLLTCQNNFEEEEEKRAATEERRRLMWEQLERSAAHGYHQPVIATDVSFPPPPSSARLVAPTVT from the exons ATGTGGAAGCAATTTATTGGCAAGCTCTCGTGGAAGGCGATGAAATCCAGCtctggcggtggcggtggcggtggcgcgggcTCGCTGCTTGCGAAGACCCCGCCGGCGCTGCCGTCTTCGCGGGAGAATGGGGCCGCGGGGAAGCCCAGCGCCTCGCCTCCGTCCCCCTTGGCGGGAGCCGGGGCCGAGGTGAGGTCCAGGGAGGAGGCCTTCATCCAGAAGGTGAACATTTGCTGCGCGGTGTACGACTTCTCCGACCGGGGCAAGGACTCGCCGGAGAAGGAGCGCAAGCGGCAGATGCTCATGTCCCTGGTCGACtgcattggcgccgccgaggaGCCCCTCACGGAGACGATGATTGCGGCGTGCGTGCGCATGTTCGCCGCCAACCTCTTCAGGGTCTTCCCGCCCAAGGTCCGGTCGGGCACCACGGCTTCAGAGACCGAGGAGGACGAGCCGTTCTTCGATCCGTCCTGGTACCACCTCCAAGTCGTGTATGAGTTTCTCCTTCGTTTTGTGACCTCGTCGCTTGTCGATGCCAAGGTAGCTAGGAAGTATGTGGATAGTTCTTTCGTCTCGAAGCTGCTCGATCTGTTTGATTCCGACGACCCGAGAGAGAGGGACTGCTTGAAGACGATATTGCATAGGATTTATGGCAAGTTCATGGGAAACCGCCCATTCATCCGTAAGGCTGTGAGCAATATCTTTTATAGGTTTGTGTTCGAGACTGATCATCACAATGGGATCGCTGAGCTGTTGGAGGTCTTTGGCAGTGTAATAAGTGGGTTTGCAAAGCCATTGAAGGAGGAACATAAGTTGTTCTTATGGAAAGCATTGATTCCGCTTCATAAGCCGAAATCAGTGGGAGTTTATCTGCCGCAGCTGACGTATTGCATCACACAATTTATTGAGAAGGAACCGAAGCTTGCCGGGACTGTGATTAGAGGCCTGTTGAAGTATTGGCCAGTTACGAACAGTCAGAAGGAAATGATGTTCTTGGGCGAGTTGGAGGAGGTGCTGGAGTTGACTGATATGGCTGAATTTCAGAAGTGCATGGTTCCCTTATTCCGGAGGATAGCGAGTTGCCTGAATAGCTCTCATTTTCAG GTTGCTGAGAGAGCTTTGTTCCTATGGAACAACGAGCACCTGTTCGATATGATCTCCCAAAATCGTCAAGTGATCCTGCCGATAATATATCCAGCTCTGGAGCGGAACACCCGTTGTCACTGGAACCAATCGGTCCTCAATGTAACAATGAACGTGCGGAAAATGTTCCATGACATGGACGAGAGGTTGCTCCTAACTTGTCAGAACAATTtcgaagaggaagaagagaagcGAGCCGCAACCGAGGAGCGGCGGAGGCTCATGTGGGAGCAGCTGGAGCGGAGCGCCGCGCATGGGTACCACCAGCCGGTGATCGCCACTGACGTGAGCTTTCCGCCACCTCCTTCATCAGCCCGTCTGGTAGCCCCAACTGTGACATGA
- the LOC112894449 gene encoding aromatic aminotransferase ISS1: MGSFAKLARRAVETDAPVMVKIQELLRGATDVMSLAQGVVYWQPPESAMNKIEKIIREPAVSRYGSDDGLPELREALLEKLRRENKLTKSSVMVTAGANQAFVNLVLTLCDAGDSVVMFAPYYFNAYMSFQMTGVTDILVGACDPKTLHPDVDWLEKVLKENGPIPKLVTVVNPGNPSGAFIPRPMLERISDLCKNAGAWLVVDNTYEYFMYDGMEHYCLEDNHIVNLFSFSKAYGMMGWRVGYIAFPNEADGFHDQLLKVQDNIPICASIIGQRLALYSLEAGPAWIKERVKDLVRNRELLVEALSPLGEDNVKGGEGAIYLWAKLPDNCSDDFEVVRWLANKHGVAVIPGSASGGPGYIRVSFGGLKEEDTRLAAERLRRGLQELVADGMVQ; this comes from the exons aTGGGTAGCTTCGCGAAGCTGGCTAGGAGGGCGGTGGAGACGGACGCGCCGGTCATGGTGAAG ATACAAGAACTGCTTCGAGGGGCCACGGACGTGATGTCGCTTGCCCAG GGAGTTGTTTACTGGCAACCTCCTGAGTCAGCTATGAATAAGATTGAAAAAATCATCAGGGAACCAGCAGTCAGTAGATATGGTTCTGATGATGGACTTCCTGAACTTCGTGAAGCACTTCTCGAAAAG CTACGCAGAGAGAATAAGCTTACCAAGTCATCAGTTATGGTCACTGCTGGTGCAAATCAG GCTTTTGTGAACTTGGTCCTCACTCTTTGTGATGCTGGTGATTCCGTTGTCATGTTTGCACCATATTATTTCAACGCCTACATGTCATTCCAGATGACAGGTGTTACTGACATATTAGTTGGTGCTTGCGACCCCAAGACACTTCATCCTGATGTTG ATTGGTTGGAGAAGGTTCTGAAAGAAAATGGCCCTATCCCTAAACTTGTTACTGTTGTGAATCCGGGGAATCCCTCAGGAGCTTTTATTCCCAGGCCTATGCTTGAG AGAATTTCAGATCTTTGCAAAAATGCTGGTGCATGGCTTGTTGTTGACAATACCTATGA ATACTTTATGTATGATGGAATGGAGCACTATTGCTTAGAAGATAATCATATTGTCAACCTCTTCTCATTCTCGAAGGCTTATGGAATGATGGGGTGGCGTGTGGGATAC ATTGCATTTCCAAATGAAGCTGATGGCTTCCATGATCAGCTTCTCAAAGTGCAAGATAACATACCTATCTGCGCTTCCATCATCGGGCAGCGTCTGGCACTCTACTCACTTGAGGCTGGACCTGCGTGGATCAAAGAAAGGGTGAAAGACTTGGTGAGAAACCGAGAGCTGCTCGTGGAGGCGCTGTCTCCGCTTGGCGAGGACAATGTCAAGGGTGGGGAGGGCGCCATTTACCTCTGGGCAAAGCTACCGGACAACTGCTCGGATGATTTTGAAGTTGTCAGGTGGCTCGCAAACAAGCACGGGGTCGCTGTGATCCCCGGGAGCGCCAGTGGAGGTCCTGGATACATCCGCGTCTCCTTTGGTgggctcaaggaggaagatacCAGGCTTGCTGCAGAGAGGCTGAGGCGCGGCTTGCAGGAGCTGGTGGCGGATGGAATGGTACAGTAA
- the LOC112894728 gene encoding ABC transporter G family member 31 — MWAAEAAFSRSGSWREAEDEREALRWAALQRLPTVARARRGLIRSPAPDGAAAVEGDDVLCEVDVAGLSSGDRTALVDRLLADSGDAEHFFRRIRSRFDAVNIEFPKIEVRYEDLTVDAYVHVGSRALPTIPNFICNMTEAFLRHLRIYRGGRVKLPILDNISGIIRPSRMTLLLGPPSSGKTTLLLALAGRLGPGLKMSGNITYNGHHLNEFVPQRTSAYVSQQDWHASEMTVRETLEFAGRCQGVGIKYDMLVELLRREKNAGIKPDEDLDVFMKALALEGKQTSLVAEYIMKILGLDICADTIVGDEMIKGISGGQKKRLTTGELLVGSARVLFMDEISTGLDSATTYQIIKYLRHSTHALDGTTIISLLQPAPETYELFDDVILIAEGQIVYQGPREYAVDFFAAMGFRCPERKNVADFLQEVLSKKDQQQYWCHYNYPYQFVSVSKFAEAFKTFIIGKRLQEELAVPYNRHRNHPAALCTSSYGVKRLELLKSNYQWQRLLMKRNSFIYVFKFIQLLLVALITMTVFFRSTMHHDSVDDGIIYLGALYFAIVMILFNGFTEVSMLVTKLPVLYKHRDLHFYPPWAYTLPSWLLSIPTSLYESGMWVLVTYYVVGYDPQFTRFLGQFLLLFFLHQTSLALFRVMASLGRNMIVANTFGSFALLVVMILGGFIITKESIPVWWIWGYWVSPMMYAQNAISVNEFHGHSWSKQFANQNITMGEAILTGYGLFKEKYWFWIGVGALFGYAVVLNILFTIFLTILNPIGNLQAVVSKDEIRHKDSRRKNDRVALELRSYLHSNSLSGNLKEQKGMVLPFQPLSMCFRNINYYVDVPEELKKQGIAEDRLQLLVDVTGAFRPGILTALVGVSGAGKTTLMDVLAGRKTGGLIEGSITISGYPKNQETFTRISGYCEQNDVHSPCLTVIESLLYSACLRLPSHVDADTQRAFVEEVMELVELNPLSGALVGLPGVNGLSTEQRKRLTIAVELVANPSIVFMDEPTSGLDARSAAIVMRTVRNIVNTGRTIVCTIHQPSIDIFESFDELLFMKRGGQLIYAGPLGAKSRNLVDFFEAIPGVPKIRDGYNPAAWMLEVTSTQMEQILGVDFAEYYRQSKLFQQTREIVEVLSRPSSESKELTFATKYAQPFCAQYISCLWKQNLSYWRNPQYTAVRFFYTVIISLMFGTICWKFGSRRETQHDIFNAMGAMYAAVLFIGITNATSVQPVISIERFVSYRERAAGMYSALPFAFSLVTVEFPYILVQSLIYGTIFYSLGSFEWTAAKFLWYLFFMYFTLLYFTFYGMMTTAITPNHTVAPIIAAPFYTLWNLFCGFMIPRKRIPVWWRWYYWANPVSWTLYGLLTSQFGDLDQPLLLADGATSTTVVAFLQEHFGFRHDFLGVVAAMVAGFCVLFAVVFALAIKYLNFQRR; from the exons AtgtgggcggcggaggcggcgttcTCGCGCTCGGGGTCGTGGCGGGAGGCGGAGGACGAGCGGGAGGCGCTGCGGTGGGCCGCGCTGCAGCGGCTCCCCACCGtcgcccgcgcgcgccgggGCCTGATCCGGTCCCCGGCGCCCGACGGCGCCGCGGCCGTCGAGGGGGACGACGTGCTCTGCGAGGTCGACGTCGCGGGGCTCTCCTCCGGCGACCGCACCGCGctcgtcgaccgcctcctcgccgACTCCGGCGATGCGGagcacttcttccggcgcatacGCAGCCGCTTCGACGC TGTGAACATAGAGTTCCCCAAGATCGAAGTGAGGTATGAGGATCTGACGGTGGACGCGTACGTGCACGTCGGGAGCAGGGCGCTGCCGACCATCCCAAACTTCATATGCAACATGACTGAG GCGTTCCTGAGGCATCTGAGGATCTACCGAGGAGGAAGAGTGAAATTGCCGATTTTGGACAACATCAGTGGGATAATTCGCCCATCAAG AATGACACTGCTTTTGGGTCCTCCGAGCTCCGGGAAGACCACATTGCTTCTGGCTCTTGCTGGACGGCTCGGCCCTGGACTAAAG ATGTCTGGGAACATTACATACAACGGCCACCATTTAAATGAGTTCGTGCCTCAGCGAACATCTGCTTATGTCAGTCAGCAAGACTGGCATGCTTCAGAGATGACAGTCAGAGAAACTCTAGAGTTTGCTGGGCGCTGTCAGGGTGTTGGAATAAAGTATG ATATGCTTGTTGAATTACTGAGGAGAGAAAAGAATGCGGGGATAAAACCTGATGAGGACCTTGATGTGTTCATGAAG GCGTTGGCACTTGAGGGAAAGCAGACAAGCCTTGTGGCAGAGTATATAATGAAG ATTTTAGGGCTGGACATCTGTGCTGATACCATTGTTGGAGATGAAATGATCAAAGGGATCTCCGGCGGGCAAAAGAAACGCTTGACAACAG GTGAACTGCTAGTTGGGTCTGCCCGTGTGCTGTTCATGGATGAGATATCTACAGGCCTTGACAGTGCAACGACATATCAGATTATTAAGTATCTAAGGCATTCTACACATGCTCTTGATGGCACTACAATCATATCCTTGCTGCAGCCGGCTCCAGAAACTTATGAACTATTCGATGATGTCATTCTCATAGCCGAAGGTCAAATTGTATACCAGGGCCCTCGTGAATATGCTGTTGATTTTTTTGCTGCTATGGGATTCAGGTGTCCAGAAAGAAAAAACGTGGCAGATTTTTTGCAAGAA GTTTTGTCCAAGAAAGATCAGCAACAGTACTGGTGCCACTACAATTATCCATACCAGTTTGTTTCTGTGTCAAAATTTGCTGAAGCCTTTAAAACATTTATTATTGGTAAGAGATTGCAGGAGGAATTAGCTGTGCCATACAACAGACATCGCAATCATCCTGCAGCTCTTTGTACGTCAAGTTACGGTGTCAAGAGGCTTGAGCTTCTCAAGTCCAACTACCAGTGGCAGCGTCTCCTCATGAAAAGGAACTCATTCATCTACGTCTTCAAATTCATTCAG CTTCTACTTGTTGCTCTTATCACAATGACAGTGTTTTTCAGATCAACAATGCACCATGATTCAGTTGATGATGGAATCATTTATCTAGGAGCCCTTTACTTTGCAATAGTGATGATTCTGTTCAATGGCTTCACTGAAGTCTCAATGTTGGTCACAAAGCTTCCTGTTCTTTACAAGCACAGGGACCTGCACTTCTACCCACCATGGGCTTATACACTTCCTTCTTGGCTCTTGAGCATCCCAACCTCACTTTATGAATCAGGAATGTGGGTACTTGTAACATATTATGTAGTTGGCTATGATCCCCAGTTCACAAG ATTTTTGGGACaatttttgttgcttttctttcTGCACCAAACATCTTTGGCTCTTTTCCGGGTCATGGCATCTTTGGGCCGTAATATGATAGTTGCTAACACCTTTGGATCATTTGCTTTGTTGGTTGTTATGATTCTTGGAGGATTCATCATAACCAAAG AAAGCATACCAGTCTGGTGGATTTGGGGTTATTGGGTCTCTCCTATGATGTATGCACAAAATGCTATTTCCGTCAACGAATTCCATGGGCATTCTTGGAGCAAG CAATTTGCAAACCAGAACATCACAATGGGCGAAGCAATACTCACTGGATATGGGTTATTCAAGGAAAAATACTGGTTCTGGATTGGTGTTGGAGCATTGTTTGGTTATGCAGTTGTTTTGAACATCTTGTTCACAATATTCTTGACGATTCTCAACC CTATTGGTAATCTGCAAGCTGTTGTGTCCAAAGATGAAATTCGTCACAAGGATTCTAGGAGGAAGAATGACAGGGTAGCCCTGGAGCTAAGATCTTATCTGCACTCGAATTCATTAAGTG GTAATCTCAAGGAACAGAAGGGGATGGTGTTACCTTTTCAACCCCTTTCTATGTGCTTTAGGAATATCAACTACTACGTTGATGTACCAGAG GAATTGAAAAAGCAAGGCATAGCAGAAGACCGACTACAGCTGCTTGTTGATGTCACGGGAGCATTCAGGCCAGGGATACTGACAGCACTTGTTGGAGTTAGTGGAGCTGGCAAAACTACCCTCATGGATGTTTTAGCTGGCCGGAAGACTGGAGGTCTCATAGAAGGAAGCATTACTATATCTGGGTATCCTAAGAACCAAGAGACCTTCACTAGGATCTCTGGGTATTGTGAACAGAATGATGTCCATTCACCTTGCTTGACTGTGATTGAGTCTTTGTTATACTCAGCATGCCTCCGGTTGCCTTCTCATGTTGATGCTGACACTCAAAGG GCTTTTGTTGAAGAGGTTATGGAACTCGTTGAGTTGAATCCCTTAAGTGGTGCTCTTGTTGGCCTGCCTGGGGTAAATGGTCTATCTACTGAACAACGTAAAAGGTTGACAATTGCTGTGGAGCTAGTTGCAAATCCTTCTATTGTTTTCATGGACGAACCCACATCGGGATTGGATGCTAGATCTGCAGCCATTGTGATGAGGACTGTGCGAAATATTGTTAATACAGGACGGACCATTGTCTGCACCATCCATCAACCAAGTATTGACATATTCGAATCATTTGATGAG CTTCTGTTTATGAAGCGTGGAGGGCAACTTATATATGCTGGCCCCTTAGGCGCCAAATCACGCAATCTGGTTGACTTTTTTGAG GCAATTCCAGGAGTGCCCAAAATCAGGGATGGCTATAATCCTGCTGCATGGATGTTGGAAGTCACAAGTACTCAAATGGAGCAGATTCTTGGAGTGGATTTTGCTGAATACTATCGACAATCAAAATTATTTCA GCAGACCAGAGAAATTGTCGAGGTCCTAAGCAGACCGAGCAGTGAATCGAAAGAACTTACTTTCGCGACAAAGTATGCCCAACCATTTTGTGCTCAATATATCTCTTGCTTATGGAAGCAAAACCTATCATACTGGAGGAACCCTCAATATACCGCAGTTCGATTCTTCTACACAGTTATCATTTCCTTGATGTTTGGAACTATTTGCTGGAAATTCGGTTCTAGAAG GGAGACCCAACATGACATATTCAATGCCATGGGTGCCATGTACGCAGCAGTGCTGTTCATAGGAATTACCAACGCGACTTCTGTTCAGCCTGTGATCTCCATCGAAAGATTCGTATCGTACAGAGAGCGAGCTGCTGGGATGTATTCAGCATTGCCTTTTGCATTTTCTCTG GTCACAGTGGAGTTCCCTTACATCCTTGTGCAGTCCCTTATCTATGGTACAATCTTCTACAGTTTGGGATCATTTGAGTGGACAGCAGCTAAGTTCCTGTGGTACCTGTTCTTCATGTACTTCACGTTGCTGTACTTCACCTTCTACGGCATGATGACGACGGCGATCACTCCAAACCATACGGTTGCGCCTATTATTGCTGCTCCGTTCTACACGCTGTGGAATCTCTTCTGCGGATTCATGATCCCGAGAAAG CGCATCCCCGTGTGGTGGCGGTGGTACTACTGGGCCAACCCGGTGTCGTGGACGCTCTACGGCCTCCTGACGTCGCAGTTCGGCGATCTGGACCAGCCCCTGCTGCTCGCCGACGGCGCCACCTCCACCACCGTGGTGGCGTTCCTGCAGGAGCACTTCGGGTTCCGCCATGACTTCCTCGGCGTCGTCGCCGCCATGGTCGCCGGCTTCTGCGTCCTCTTCGCCGTCGTCTTCGCCCTCGCCATCAAGTACCTCAACTTCCAACGAAGATAA
- the LOC112895461 gene encoding tudor domain-containing protein 3: protein MAAAAEAPTASASSAESRLLQSLADRGWRFRDPTDEAIQALLLASPAPSPEAMEAELVDMDLRTFGGKSLPDRATTAATAKRLSYLHGPIVLQVVSIRDIYHSSIDASFKNPQQRRLLRFGLTDGKCEAVAIEFSHIPFITEEIAPGTKIRLENKIPINNGILCLSAKNVSVIGGTVQSLYEEWQMNQKYSGLSRPSLRLSQSDDGAGPPPFEKLDIEAHPGRTTKVQAYPARKLAVTHDHAPVNSGGKPMNEVSNDVNKDTPKSKVESKQITQDSRPKEVSETVPVQNQAAAQKLLQKMSQAVPEDRRGRGHRFKGKGREEDARVFTLDEWEKKKAIGSKSTAESYLQDTSRDEELARQLQEQLDLEDMHGGADVFHGGAESSDAERLRMSMFSFNGPDEAGGGRRDFGGWGRGRGRGRGRGRGWGRGRF from the exons atggcggcggcggcggaagcacCGACCGCATCAGCCTCTTCCGCGGAGAGCAGGCTCCTGCAGTCCCTCGCGGACCGGGGGTGGCGCTTCCGCGACCCCACCGACGAGGCCATCCAGGCCCTGCTCCTCGCCTCCcccgcgccgtcgccggaggCCATGGAGGCAGAGCTCGTTGACATGGACTTGAGGACGTTCGGCGGCAAGTCCCTACCGGACCgtgccaccaccgccgccacggcgAAGCGGCTCTCGTACCTCCACGGCCCCATCGTCCTGCAG GTAGTCTCTATAAGAGATATATATCACAGCAGCATTGATGCCTCCTTCAAGAACCCTCAGCAGCGTCGTCTTCTGCGCTTTGGTCTCACTGATGGGAAATGTGAAGCTGTTGCCATAGAGTTTTCTCATATCCCATTCATCACTGAAGAGATAGCTCCAGGTACCAAG ATTCGCCTTGAGAATAAGATTCCGATCAATAATGGCATATTGTGCTTAAGTGCAAAAAATGTGAGTGTCATTGGGGGGACTGTCCAATCACTGTATGAAGAATGGCAGATGAACCAGAAATACTCCGGCTTATCTCGTCCATCCTTGAGGTTGTCTCAAAGTGATGATGGAGCTGGACCTCCACCATTTGAGAAGTTAGATATTGAAGCACATCCCGGCAGGACAACCAAAGTTCAAGCATATCCTG CTAGGAAGTTGGCAGTTACTCATGACCATGCGCCAGTTAATTCTGGTGGCAAACCAATGAATGAGGTTTCAAACGATGTGAACAAAGACACACCAAAAAGCAAGGTTGAATCTAAGCAAATTACTCAAGATAGCAGACCAAAAGAAG TCAGCGAAACTGTTCCTGTTCAAAACCAAGCTGCTGCACAGAAGCTACTGCAGAAAATGTCGCAGGCTGTGCCTGAAGACAGGCGTGGTCGGGGTCATAGATTCAAGGGCAAAGGTAGGGAAGAAGATGCTCGGGTTTTTACCCTTGATGAATGGGAGAAGAAGAAGGCCATTGGTTCAAAGTCCACTGCAGAAAGTTATTTGCAAGACACTAGCCGAGATGAGGAGTTGGCAAGGCAACTGCAGGAACAACTAGACCTAGAAGATATGCAT GGTGGGGCAGATGTTTTCCATGGTGGGGCGGAGAGTTCGGATGCTGAACGTTTACGGATGAGCATGTTCAGCTTCAATGGCCCTGATGAAGCAGGTGGTGGTAGAAGAGATTTTGGAGGATGGGGACGGGGCAGGGGAAGGGGCAGAGGCCGAGGCCGGGGCTGGGGCAGGGGAAGATTTTAG
- the LOC112895462 gene encoding protein PGR-like, which produces MGQGGDGGIWIRAAVAVAAGGAIAARAVRRKSVDFSAVFVGVPAMVAHTVAGYRFAGLLLVFFFTSSRVTRVGEARKRALDPEFKEGGQRNWKQVLSNSGIASILVVLIASVTGGTDRCLDSKESTLVTALIGGVIGHYACCNGDTWSSELGILSKAEPRIITTFKRVQKGTNGGVTIDGLLAAAAAGFSIGLAFVLIGFLTTQCASDIFWRQLLVIPLATAAGLCGSLIDSILGATVQYSGFCSVRKKVVGVDGPTVTRISGMNILDNNGVNVVSVTLTTVLTAVACRYIF; this is translated from the exons ATGGGtcaaggcggcgacggcggcatcTGGATccgcgcggcggtggcggtggcggcgggaggCGCCATCGCGGCTCGCGCGGTCCGGCGCAAGTCCGTTGACTTCAGCGCCGTGTTCGTCGGAGTCCCTGCCATGGTGGCTCATACCGTCGCCGGGTACAG GTTCGCTGGGCTGCTGCTGGTGTTCTTCTTCACGTCGTCGCGGGTGACGAGGGTCGGCGAGGCGAGGAAGCGTGCTCTCGATCCCGAGTTTAAGGAGGGCGGGCAGCGTAACTG GAAGCAAGTTTTGTCAAATAGCGGCATTGCAAGTATCTTGGTTGTTTTGATAGCATCAGTTACTGGAGGGACAGATAGGTGTCTGGATTCAAAAGAGTCGACTCTTGTAACTGCTCTTATCGGTGGTGTTATAGGACATTATGCTTGCTGCAATGGTGATACATGGTCTTCTGAGCTTGGCATTCTTAGCAAAGCTGAGCCACGAATTATCACAACATTCAAG AGAGTGCAAAAAGGTACCAATGGTGGTGTAACCATAGATGGACTtctcgcagcagcagcagctggatTCTCGATTGGGCTTGCGTTTGTGCTGATAGGATTCTTAACCACACAGTGTGCTTCTGATATATTCTGGAGGCAGCTGCTAGTTATACCCTTGGCTACAGCTGCTGGCCTATGTGGAAGCCTGATTGATTCAATCTTGGGCGCAACGGTTCAGTACAGTGGGTTCTGCAGTGTTCGTAAAAAG GTGGTGGGAGTAGATGGTCCAACCGTAACGAGGATTTCAGGAATGAACATACTGGATAACAATGGGGTCAATGTAGTTTCTGTAACCTTGACAACTGTTCTTACCGCAGTGGCTTGCAGATACATCTTCTGA